The Heptranchias perlo isolate sHepPer1 unplaced genomic scaffold, sHepPer1.hap1 HAP1_SCAFFOLD_62, whole genome shotgun sequence genome contains the following window.
GGTTtgtttatcgctatcaggtcctcagtctgtttatgtgaatgttcctttcacttgtttactgactgaataaataaacataactGAAATGTGTTtaaagaataaaatcagtgatttcttgatcgcattgaattattaggatgTTATATTCTAAATGTTTTGTGTCaaattaattcaataaagaacgaggctaattcaattaatgcattttaatgtaattttattgaatgtgcaaagtaaatttattgaaaacaTTAAAGCTTGAATTCATTACTTGCGTTATGttactgggacctatagattagatttccgcGAACACTCTGTTGcagtctctccctctgaatcccagactctcctctcactgcattgaatcctctgtctcctcattcgttgcttcagtttatcccTTTTCCCAGACCACCtgctcctgtctcccctccagctccttcatgtCCTTTTCTATATTTCCCTTCTAATCTCAGCAACTGGATCGGCCTCCATGCTGCCTTTTTTTCAATCCGCTCCGAAACCTCAAACACACCGTTTCGAATCTCGGCCTTTCCCGTCCTGTGCTGGCCCCTGTTCACTCTCTCAAACTAACAGCACTATCCCCTCACCTTCCGGGCCCTCGTTCATTCTCCCGTCCACCTGGAGCCCAAATTCGAATGAAACCCGTTGGATTCCAGCTTATGaaaactccttctccttccccaccaGCATTACGCCCTGACTCGGCCTTTGCAGTATATCAGGTGTTCACTTTATTAACTTCctctatcaatttcccaattctttattgatcattgtgtttaaaaacatttctctgcccgaaagcgttgcccaggtcagtgaatcagtatccatcgtttgatgcagcaacaaatctGGAAAATTCATCACAGATCCTTTCAAACTGctactttggctccaggtctgaccattaatttctctgcttccgtttctctctcttacagttaacttggtggcgattgtaatcctgtctcgaggaaagtgcggtctctctaaatgtatcactcgctacctggtgggaatgacggcagccgatctcctggtcgttatcaccgatgTTATGTTAAGGGGGATTggtgagatttatttcccagtttcattcttgaccattaccccagTGTGCCGCCTAATTGCCATCCTGATTTCAACAGCTTcaacggcctctgtctggttcacagtggttttcacctttgatcgatttgtggccatttgttgtcagaagctgaaaacaaaatattgcaccgagaaaacggcggctgctgttatcggggtggtgagtgcgctgagctgtttactgaaCATTCCTTGGTGCTTCGtgtttgacccggaatatataatggacaatataccccggggttgtgtcttgaaaaCGACCTTTTTCACTTCATCCGCTTGGGCAGcttttgacttgtttaatcttgtgttaacgccttgtctcccattcattctgattttgctgttcaatcttctcaccgccaggcacattttagtagCGAGCAGCGTCCGCCGGGGACTCCGGGGTCGCAGCAATGGAGAAAattacaaggatccagagatggagaatcgaaggaaatccatcattttactcttcagtatatcaggcagttttatattgttatggagcacattcATTTTTTACATTATCTCTCCGCGTACAGCAAATGTCCAGTACTATacggccagtgacattgagtcagccgcattcatgcttcaacttctcagttcctgcaccaacacgtgtatttatgttgtgacccagactaaattcagagaggagctgaagaacggggtgaaatacccactgaataaAATTGTTACAttcgttaaatcatagaaacatctaAAGACCTTTCATcccaaattaaataaaaagtcaatgagcgtagattttcacgtttggcggtggcgtaagacgggcggtagcggatcaGGCACCCGTAATTCATCGTGCCTGATTTTACCATCCATTGACATTAAAGAGGTcaataaagtaactgatatcaatccaaaactTCAAATACATTTTGGAAATGTCAGACAGGAAATATATTTGACACAAATGcgatgttgtgaaatgatacaagatgtgattctaacatgaaatggttcgctgttattagtctggaaataatatgatttcaacattaaatgtttaatcctgaaatgaataaaatcaaatcctccttttcggttgatgattatttcccatcatacacactgcccggtgggatggactgagggtgagctgtcagggtcagacagcgtcctgttcattgggacatttgttttcacCAGAACAGAGTAagaatggaccaacacccggaccgttattaaCTGGGAAAATATTAATATAATTTCAAACTcaagtggggagttccggagatcgtttcctcacTGAGCTggtgtgcagcaatgtttactcactgcatggagtttaatgggacatgaggctgggtcTGGAGGCGATCAGGTGTCGGCAGATTTCGCTCgaccgcagcaggccaagggaaagctctcctgctcctctttgccCCAGAAAATATCAGTTATtaagaaacttctcagtgttctggaccactcaatgcccatcgaaagggcggctcctccacccatttgtgTCCAACATTAAATGGTATCCCGTGTAGGTCATAATActatgatttacatattacacgtggcctgaccggaaacaggcGGGTGTTACTCTGGCCGCTCTTCTCAGGGCTCTACCAACGATGGCGTAGGCAGGAACTccagtgttaaaggggcggtaagtgacctgagaCCATTTTCCAGCCTCCATCACCCCATTTCGgccaggcggggatacttaaaatcggccacacctttcctgacctcctccctagtatcaatcttcgaagcccacaagctggtccattgtctcaaattgCATCTATTCACAACACATGGAGGGAaaatttcaccatcgctgggggctgaattcgtagagcggatcacccgcccctcacagaaccggcccgattttaatttctgctccatcagtttaccgcccaagcagtgaaggtgaaattaccccctccgtctctgaccccaaggttcgacaggtgtgtgaaagacatcggacagtgtttgccaaacactgacatgaatgcggtcgaatggatccgtgtattcaggtaaaaggtgataacccccctccaCAGAGACAGGAGCCCAAAACCATGGCGTCGAAGAGGGTTTCACCTCCAACAGTTCAGTAACATAGGATGCTGTGCTCTCCGGACTGTTCCCCTGGACACACGCTGAGACAACTGCTGATGGAAGACCataaactcggtgaaggaggcccgccCAAAACCAGCTGGTCTTCCATCCGAAGGATCTGTCCATGACTGAGTGTTgcggactggcacactccaaggcccaggagtacgtgctgtgggacgcactgaagcaaagtgcgacctatgcaaaggctctatggggaatggCCAttgtgtaaggccatttcactttgcattgtacagcatgtattggaAGATATGTACCCTGTTTTGAATTGTCTTAATGGAATCGttgtgtgtacgatctgtattgtattgttttgaattggtactgtgatatttacattgaactgtatgTGTCCATAAAtttaatgaaataaagtatatttggaAATCTAAAAAATGTTTAAGTCTCACCGTGTCTGTTATTATTGGACAGtaaacagtggaaacagagctggacagtaaagatgtggggagttatgcaaagagcatttattgcaggcatcaggtgagaaataggaataatttcttaatggtgagaaactagggactgtcggggtttggatgtccaggtacaccaatcaatatcaagggttatggggagagagcgggaatatggtattgagataaaggatcagccatgatcatattgaatggtggagcaggctcgaagggccgaatggcctactcctgctcttattttctatgtttctataataaatgTTTGTGCACATGTATAAAAAATAAAGATCCCAATTTCAAAACTGTCacagccttatgtgagtttggacatttctgttttaaatgcagattattgcatttgcggttttttccctttttttgtacacttctgtctttatttcattattgcagattttgtattttaaacaaAGTCTCCAAACCGTGTGCGCTGTGAATGCTGACtccaggccctttgattgacagctctcacctccaaCCCAGAACCCCGCCTCATCCTGGACTTACTCCTCCAATCACGTGACACGCGAAAGCGACATGAAGCGGACATAGCGCCCCCACCCGAGGGACGCCGCGCATTCGCCGCGCGGTCCCTGTGCCGCATTCCTATAGCAACAGGCTGGCGCCGGGAAGATGATGATGTCGGCCTCGGGCCTGGCTTGGCGGGCGGGGGCgagaccgacagagggagggcctgCACCCGGGAATGGTGCAGTAAGGTTGGCCCGAGCTGAAGCTCATCCGATTCCAGGCCCGTGCGGCGTTAATGGGGCCGTGACCCTCGGACGGAGGGACCGCGACACATGGGACGGAGGGACCCAATCTCCAGCCGATGGAACAGCAAAAAGCACGACTTGGAACATCAAGGCAGGAAACTGGAGGGGAAGGGTCTGattgaggggagatggggagaaggggaggggagtggctGAAGTGGGAGACGGGGAAGGACGGGAGGGTGAAGGTCTGACGGGGAGAGACGGCGAGACGGGAAtgggagggactgaggggggtAACCACGTGACGGAACGAAGGAGAGCGGGAGGGTCTGATGGCGGGAGGTagggagacagggaggggagggactgaagtggaagaggggagaagggactaatggggagggggagggactgagtgcggagagatggggagatgcggagggagggactgagggaggactggagaagggactgatggtgGACACGGGGGAAAGGACTGCCCTCTCTCCACATCTCTGCCCTCAGACTTATATGGTCTGAGGGCAGAGATGTGGAGAGACGTggaggggagggactgaaggGGGAGACTCGAGAAGGGACTGACGGGGGGAGGATCTAAGAGTGGCGAagtggggagacggggaggggagggactgaaaCGAGAGAAGGGAGACGGGAGAACGGCCTGCTTGGGGAAGGGGAGAGTCTGATggcggagaggtggggagaaggGAAGTGGATGGACTAAAGGGGGAGATGGGAGAAAGGACTAACAGTGAAGGGGGGCTTCTGAGGGCGGAGAGatgggagacggggagtggagggactgagggggagacggACTGAGGGGCTGATGTGGGTTAGCAGGGCCTGAccggggagaggtggggagactgGGAGGGGAGGGATTGAGTGCGGAGACGGGTGGAGGGActgaggggggcgaggggggagggaatgatgggtgatggagaggaactgagtggggagaggtggagaaatggggaggggagggactgaggggCGGGGAGGACCTCTGGGTGAGACGGGAAGGGACAGAATAGTGAAGGTCTGAGGGGGAGAGGTAGGGAGATGGGAATGGGAGAGACTGAGGAGGGTAACCGGGGGAGTGACTGACGGGGAGGGGGACGGTCTGAAGGGGGAGAAGTGGGGAGGCGGGCGGAGTTACTTCGGGCCTCCTGCGGTCCCTGCAGATATTGACTCTCGCAGCGCCCGGTGTCCAGCTGGTGTTATAACTGGAGATCCATGTGTTGAAGGATAAAATACTAAAGCcgggtcttcagttgcttccaaacctttattcacagagaccaACACAACCTACCTTCTGGATTCGCTCTCGTACAAATGGACACAAGAGAGTCCCGAATTGATACGCACgagctgaatacaattaacactaattgatataaatcacatggatacaattaacagctgggctcgggggaaggggaggatggaGCGGTCACTCTGCCGTCTCCCAGTCAaatgggcagtgagtcggagcccaaaagtgaccgagaatcaaacagcacaggaagaggccactcagcccatcgcgcCTCTGCCGGGTCTGTGAAAGGGCGAGCAGATTAGTcctactccactgctctttccccacagtctcgCAAATTTCCCCCTGCAAGGAttgatccaattcgcttttgaaagttattattgaatctgcttccaccaccctcgtcTCCGCATCTCCccacctggctcttttgccgattattttaaatctgtttcctctgattaccgacccttctgccattgggagcaaccccagcttctccagtctctccgcaaactgacgtccctcatccctggtaccattctggtaaatctgctctgcaccctctccaatgccttgacatccttcacaaagtgcagtgcccagaattggacgtaatactccagctggggcctaaccagtgatttatacagatttagcctaacttccttgcttttgtattctgtgcctctatttataaagccaaggatcccgtgtaCTTATTTAACAACCTTAACACCGCCCGGCCATCATAAAGTCTCTCGATTCCTGCACCCCATTGAAAATTTTACAACAAAAaaccgtaattgtttctttttattaAGTGGGTTGCGCTGGGTATCTGgaggctgtaattcggtgagtagaaagcagtgggaggataagtctgcagattgattttgggagatggagaagacggcgatcgtggattcagacaagggagggaggtggtctttgagtcCGTCCGTGCTCTATTGTaagatctctctgtgtgtgtcttgttccagctATTCCCATTTGCACCTGTGACCCGACTGGCGGATTCTGCGACctcgactgctgctgtgaccctgactgttcccccgcggacatcaatgtcttctccacctgtctgccgggcagtgaaccatacgtttctgttcgtgtgttactacattggctcccggtccagcaacgcctcgattttaacatcctcatccacgtgttcaaatcccttcttggcctcgccccctccctaattctgtaacctcctccagcccaatgaccctccgagatccctgcgctcctccaattctggtctctagcgcatccctatttttgattgctgcaccattggcgaccgtgccttcagttgccttgacccgaagctctggaattccatccctaaaccaacACCGCCTCTAACTCCACCTTTCAGATGCTCCTTACAACAGACCtccttgctgagttagctgatctcacccggtgtggaactgagccctagaaagtttatatatagaataactgagatctgggagtgagttacagactggaatctaatcgaggggctcgggtggtttatatatggaataacggatacccgggagagagttacaggctggaatctaatcgaggtgttcagcttgggctgggggaggggggtgttgttTTATATAGCATAACAGATACCCGTGAGTGAGTTACAGGATGGAATCGAATTGAACgaagcgcaggggagttctctcaggcCAAGTGGGTTCTGGAAGGCTATGAACACTCTCCCCTTTCAtgaactctacccacccattttaaTCTCCTCAcgtagcccatgtacactctcccccatcatgaTTTCTACCCATCCATTCAATCTCGTCTCACAGCCCATGAACACTCTCCGCCTTCATGCTCTTTaccaacccatttaatctcctcccacaccccatataTACTCtcacctatcatggactctacccgccCATATAAtcacctcccacagcccatgtacagtctcccctatcatggactctacccgccCATACAATCACCTCCCACAGCcaatgtacactctcccccatcatggactctacccaccgatttaatctccttccacagcccatgtgcactctaattatcatggattctacccacccatttcCTCAACTTCCGCATACCACGTATATTCTAAATTATCATGGAATCtgctccacccatttaatctcctcccacagcccctgtacgctCTCCCCTATCGTGTTATCTCCCCATCCATTTAACCTCCGTGTGCACTCCACCCAATCATGCATGCTACCcagccatttaatctcctcccacagcccatctacactcttcCCCTAACTTGGATTCTGCCACCCATTTAATCACCTCCCAAAGCCGAGGCATTCTTTCCACTATCATGGATTCTATCCACACatttaatttcctccctcaccccatGTACACTACACCCAATCATGAACTCTACCCACATTTAACtcgtcccacagcccatgtacactctaccatatcatggattctaccaatccaattaatctcctcccacagcccatgcacACTCTACCCCACCATGGATCCTACCCACCCAATTAATCTTCTCTTAcagtccgctttttaagaaaggagatagagggaaaccggggaattatagaccagttagcctaacatctgtagtggggaaaatgctggagtctataattaaggatagggtgactgtacacctcgagaattttcagttaatcagagagagccagcatggatttgtgaaaggtaggtcgtgcctgacaaacctgattgaattttttgaagtacggacttggataggaagttggctgagcgaaaggcgacagagagtagggaaaatgtggaggtactcacattggcaggatgtgactggcgtccctcagggatctgtcttggggcctcaattattcacaatatttattaacgacttagatgaaggcatataaagtctcatatctaagtttgccgatgacacaaagattggtggcattgtaggcaATGTAGATGTAAACATAaatttacaaagcgatattgatagattaggtgaatgggcaaaactgtggcaaatggaattcaatgtagacaaatgtgaggtcatccactttcgatcaaaaaaaggatagaacagagtactttctaaatgataaaaaaaattgaaaacagtggatgtccaaagggacttagggggtcaggtacatagatcattgaagtgtcatgaacaggtgcagaaaataatgaagaaggctaatggaatgctggcctttatatctggaggactggagtacaagggagcagaagttatgctgcagctataaaaaaaccatggttaaaccgcacctggagtactgtgagcaattctgggcaccgcacattcagaaagacatattggccttggagggagtgcagcataggtttacttgaatgatacccggacttcaagggttaagttgcgaggagagattacacaaattgtggttgtagtctctagagtttcgaaggttaaggggtgaactgatcgaagtttataagatattaaagggaacagatagggtggatagagataaactatttccgctggttggggatttttgaagtagggggcacagtcgaaaaattggagccagacctttcaggagcgagattagaaaacatttctgcacacaaagggttgtagaaatttggaactctctgccgcaaatggcaattgatactagctcaattgctaaatttaatctgagattgatagctttttggcaaccaaaggtataaagggatatgggccaaaggcagttatatggagttagatcacagatcagccatgatctcaacaaatggcggagcaggcacgaggggctgaatggcctactcctgttcctatgttcctatgtaatctaattgaaacatataagattctgaggaggcttgacagggtagatgctgagaggttgcttcccctggctgtggaatctagaactagggggcatagacccATGATAATGGGtcagcaatttaggactgagatgatgaggaatttcttcactcagagggtcgtgcatattttgaattctctaccccatagggctgtggatgctgagtcattgaatatattcaagactgagatggatagatttttggactcgaggggaatcaagggagatgtggatagggcgggaaagtggagttgagattgaagatcagccatgatcatattgaatggtggagcaggctcgaggggccaaatggcctactcctgctgtgaTTTCTTATACACTTTTGAGCAGAAGCAggtcattcatcccctcgagccttaaacataggaacaagaggaggacattcacccactcgagcctgttacacaggaagaggagggggccattcagcccttaaagcatattgcacaggaacaggaggaggccattcaccccctcgagcttgctacacaacaagaggaggccattcagccatcaaagtctattgcacaggaacaggaggaggccattcagcccatcgagcttgataaacaggaacaggaggaggccattcagcctgtcgatcTTGTTACGCAATAACAGAAAGCCAATAAGCCGCTCAAGTCCGTTGCattgcaacaggaggaggccattcagtccctcaaggctGTAACAcaagaacaggatgaggccaattagcccctcaagcctgttggataggaacaggaggaggatattctgaccctcaaggctgttacgcaggaacagtcggccaatcagcccctcaagtctattacataggaacaggaggatgccgttcagcccctcaagtcttttATGCAggaagagtaggccaatcagcccctcaagcctattacataggaacaggaggaggccattaagcccctcaaggctgttacacaggaacaagaggaggcaattcagcccctcaaggctgttatacaggaagaggaggaggccattcagcccttcgaggttgttacacaggaaaaagaggaggccatttagcccctcaaggctgttacacagaaaacgaaggaggccattccgccctccAATTCTGTTAGACAGcaacaggaggccaatcagcacctcaagcctgttacataggaacaggaggagaccattcaccaCATCAAGGCTCTTGCACAGAAACAGGAGCAGTCTACATTGACTCATTGATCCCAGTGACCAGGTGATCCCTCAATGCCCCACAGAGATCccgcagtgacccagtgatcaaaCAATTtcacagtgatcccaaaatatcccagtgatcccacaatgtcccattgatcccacagtatcccacaATGATCAGTGATCCcactgtgtcccagtgatcccacggtgtcccacagtgatcccacaatgacccagtgatcgcacagtgaaTCAATGATCcgacagtgacccagtgattacAGTGATCAATTGATCCCTCAATGTCCCAAAGAGATCGCACAGTGAGCCAAtgaccccacagtgctcccagtgatcccacaataacccagacacaactcacgtgagcTCCATTGGATGCaatctgtggtgaaggcctcggtcagtcccctctggaCAGAAAGCTTCTTTTCcaagggttcctcctcctcccaaaatttctctttccacatcttcatgttacggcaTTTCTACAAAAATTaatccactggagagagagagagagagagagataaggaattggttaaaaacaaagcaagggattaaaaaggcacagcaagatcccagagctccctcacactcactcacattcattccGCTCCacgggcaatctctcagcaaacaccattaaaaaaatccccagttacaaagcagagaatctgaagagaagagaggaaagttgggagagagagaaagagaaagagagagagagagagactcgggacagactgaagagcgcatgtTGTTTTACTCTTTCTCTAATACAAGTTATCAGGtatttctctcctgctttgcaactcactcattccccctaaaatgtgccggtctgactctctgtcctggtcaatatttgccgCTGGGCCCAAACTGCGCCGAGttcgttttctcttctgttcctggaacagggaacaaaaaggtgaacgaactttccctttgctcttttctcttgttttaattagcagtggataaaaagcttgtagtttgtggtcaacgttcagtttgtggctttttccaattagccgaagagttcaaataaattcatgtcatttaaaagagccaaagcaaagaACTTGAAAAAATCAAAtcgacagcaagatccctcactcagttacagggacaatctctcagcaacattgatttacacagaaacaaagcccagtttataaaggagataaATGTAAAGAATGAGATGCAATCTTTATGGACATAACAACTTGTTATGTTATACATTAAagcaactactacaacaacaacttgtgtgtatatatatatatatatatatatatatttatatatttgcacattaccactactacatggcccagatatggattggggtggggggatctgagagggaaatgggatcgtcctttcaaagagccagagcaggcacggtgggccgaatggactcctcctgtgctgtactcacGATGATACGAggaacaacaacttcaaagtcTGGGACAGGGATCAAAATAGCCGCCTC
Protein-coding sequences here:
- the LOC137317444 gene encoding probable G-protein coupled receptor 139, whose translation is MTAADLLVVITDVMLRGIGEIYFPVSFLTITPVCRLIAILISTASTASVWFTVVFTFDRFVAICCQKLKTKYCTEKTAAAVIGVVSALSCLLNIPWCFVFDPEYIMDNIPRGCVLKTTFFTSSAWAAFDLFNLVLTPCLPFILILLFNLLTARHILVASSVRRGLRGRSNGENYKDPEMENRRKSIILLFSISGSFILLWSTFIFYIISPRTANVQYYTASDIESAAFMLQLLSSCTNTCIYVVTQTKFREELKNGVKYPLNKIVTFVKS